AATGGCAGTTCTGTGATCGTGCGTGTGAATGATCGCGGACCGTTTGAGCGCGATCGCGTGATTGATCTGTCGCAGAAGGCTGCTGAAATGCTGGATTATCAGCACCACGGTACTGCTGATGTGAAGGTCGAGTATGTCGGACGTGCACCATTGGACGGGCAGGACGATGCTTATCTTATTGCCTCTTATCGCCCTGGTAATGCTGATCCGATCGGACAACCTGCAACGGGTGTTATGATGGCAATGAATGCCCCAACACCGACGCCTGCTGGTATCGCCGCTATGCCAGTTCCGCAATCATCACCGTTTGAAGTAAATCCTGCATATGGTGACGGTGGGGCGTCTGTATTGCCAGCCAGTGTTCCAATTCCTTCACCAAAACCAGCAATTGGTTTTGGTGTCGCCAATGCATCTCAGCTAGGAACTTTGGGCTATGCGTCTGACCGTATGACCGTTTCTGCATATGCAGAAGAAAAAACATATGGCAGCATTCTGACTGCTAGCGCTGTTTCTGATGCGTGGAAGCGAAGAAATGCGGAAGAGCAGCGTGAATATGTTGAGTTGGGCACGTTTAGCTCGCTTGAAGACGTTATAAAGCTTGAAAAATTGCTGCCGCGTTCCGCACGTGTTACACGCATGAAAACGCCGACGAAAAATGGCGATATGTATGAGCTGACGGCCTTCTCGCAAAAAGGCAACAATGACGATCTGCTTCGCGCTGCTTGGAAGGCTGGAGCGACCGACGCCTTTGTCGTTCGTGCTGACTGAAAAGAGCAGAAGCCGCGAGGCAAGCTTGTCAAAGCATGACAGGTGTATCATGGGGTGCTCTTCGATCGGCATAAAGTTTGCAATGGCGGCGACTGTCGCTCTTGCATTGTCGTCTCCGGGCTTTGCGCAGCCTGTTGAGGTGATATTTGCAACCAAAGCCCCACAAGTTCTGTTGCTCGATGATACAAGCGGCACGGTTCTCCTTTCTAAGAATCCGGACCTGAAAATTCGGCCTGCGTCACTTGCTAAGCTGATGACGGCAGAGGTTGTTTTCGAAGCGCTTCAAAAAGGCGAAACGACGCTCGAAACGACCTATCCGGTAACTGAATTTGCGTGGCGAACGGGTGGTGCGCCTTCTGGCACATCAACAATGTTTGCTGCTTTGAAGTCGACGCCAACAGTAGCGGACCTGCTGCAAGGTATGATCGTGCAGGCGGCAAATGATGGTGCAATCATCCTTGCTGAGGGACTTTCCGGCAGCGAAGCAGCCTTTGCCGAGAAAATGAATGCGCGTGCGAAAGAACTGGGGCTGACCGGTTCCAATTTCGTCAACGCAACCGGATTGCCTGCTGACGGACAGACAGTAACGTTGTCTGATCTGATAAAACTTGCGCGACACATCCACAGCGCGCACCCTGAAAACTACAAATATTACGCTCAGGATGCGTTCACCTGGAACAAGATTTTCCAGCGTAACAGAAATCCACTGCTGCGACTTGATATTGGCGCGGATGGCATGGGTACGGGCTATACTGAAGCATCCGGCTATGCGCTTGTTGGTTCCGCCGAGGAGAATGGCCGCAGGCTTTTTCTTGCGATGAGTGGTCTCACCAGCATCAAAGAACGCGAAGAGGAAGCCAAAAAGCTTATTCAATGGGGCATGACGTCTTTTGATGCCGTCAATATTTATGTGGCTAATGAAGAGGTAAGCATGGCACAGGTGTTTGGCGGTGCAGCTTCAAGCGTTCCGCTCAAAGTCAAAGATGCTGTCGAATTACTGTTGCCCAAAGAGGGCCGCGATAAGCTTCAAGCACGCGTTTCCTATGAAGGTCCGCTCAATGCGCCGGTTACAGCGGATACGCAGATCGGGACAATTGCATTTGAACTGAACGGCAATGTGGTTCAGCAAATGCCGCTTTACACAGCGCAAGCGGTGCCTGTCGGCACACTTTCTCAGCGCGCAATGGGCGCTGCACTCGAGCTTTCCACTGGTTGGCTGCGCAAGTATCTCTAAAGCGCATCCCGAAAAGTGGGAACCGGTTTTCGGACGAGATGCGCGTTCAAAAAATATCTGGGGCGCCAATCTGATGTAATCAGATTAAAGGCACACGGGATACTCGACCTGACAGTGAAACCTCATTAAACAAGATCAAGCTTGTTTTGAGAGAAACTCAATTTTGCGGAAGTCAGTTTGACCGGATTGTTTATTACATTCGAGGGTGGGGAAGGTGCTGGGAAGTCGACCCAGATCGCCTTGCTGGCAGAGCATCTGCGCGCTCTTGGCCTTGATCCGCTGATAACGCGCGAACCGGGTGGTTCTGCGGGTGCCGAAGCTGTTCGCCATGTGATTCTAAGCGGTAATGCCGAGAGCTATGGCCCCGCGATGGAAGCATTGCTGTTCGCTGCCGCCCGCGCCGATCATGTTGATCAGCTGATCCGTCCGGCGCTTGCTGAAAGCCGCATTGTGCTTTGCGACCGATTTATCGATTCGAGCCGCGCCTATCAGGGCGTAACCGGCAATCTCGACGCCATCTATATGGCAGCCATTGAACGCATTGCGATTGATGGCGCGATGCCTGATCTCACAATCATTCTCGATATTCCTGCCGAAAAAGGGCTTTCGCGCGCCAATAAGCGCCGCGGGAGCGATGTGGCAGATCGTTTCGAGAAAGAGGCGATAGCTGTGCATGAGGCGCGCCGCCAAGCCTTTCTCGCTATCGCCGAAGCAGAACCTGATCGCTGCAAAGTGATCGATGCTGATCGCGATCAAGATGCGATTTCTGCCGATATTATTGCTGTTACTGATGAAATTCTGAAGAAAAGGGGACTTCTGTGATCGAAGAACTCGACGTCCCCAAAGCC
This genomic stretch from Brucella pseudogrignonensis harbors:
- a CDS encoding septal ring lytic transglycosylase RlpA family protein; its protein translation is MSSNGWQSRDGSVRLAIKREKRGSTAMLTFVALALALAGCASASQPKSSKKKHPKEYFAESKYGVKASPRVTNVQGKPLPRGGGRDQTGKPYQVKGRWYYPKENKNYASRGRASWYGSAFHGRLTANGEIYDMTHLTAAHPTMPLPSYARVTNMYNGSSVIVRVNDRGPFERDRVIDLSQKAAEMLDYQHHGTADVKVEYVGRAPLDGQDDAYLIASYRPGNADPIGQPATGVMMAMNAPTPTPAGIAAMPVPQSSPFEVNPAYGDGGASVLPASVPIPSPKPAIGFGVANASQLGTLGYASDRMTVSAYAEEKTYGSILTASAVSDAWKRRNAEEQREYVELGTFSSLEDVIKLEKLLPRSARVTRMKTPTKNGDMYELTAFSQKGNNDDLLRAAWKAGATDAFVVRAD
- a CDS encoding D-alanyl-D-alanine carboxypeptidase family protein, coding for MAATVALALSSPGFAQPVEVIFATKAPQVLLLDDTSGTVLLSKNPDLKIRPASLAKLMTAEVVFEALQKGETTLETTYPVTEFAWRTGGAPSGTSTMFAALKSTPTVADLLQGMIVQAANDGAIILAEGLSGSEAAFAEKMNARAKELGLTGSNFVNATGLPADGQTVTLSDLIKLARHIHSAHPENYKYYAQDAFTWNKIFQRNRNPLLRLDIGADGMGTGYTEASGYALVGSAEENGRRLFLAMSGLTSIKEREEEAKKLIQWGMTSFDAVNIYVANEEVSMAQVFGGAASSVPLKVKDAVELLLPKEGRDKLQARVSYEGPLNAPVTADTQIGTIAFELNGNVVQQMPLYTAQAVPVGTLSQRAMGAALELSTGWLRKYL
- the tmk gene encoding dTMP kinase; translated protein: MTGLFITFEGGEGAGKSTQIALLAEHLRALGLDPLITREPGGSAGAEAVRHVILSGNAESYGPAMEALLFAAARADHVDQLIRPALAESRIVLCDRFIDSSRAYQGVTGNLDAIYMAAIERIAIDGAMPDLTIILDIPAEKGLSRANKRRGSDVADRFEKEAIAVHEARRQAFLAIAEAEPDRCKVIDADRDQDAISADIIAVTDEILKKRGLL